One window from the genome of Anaerococcus sp. Marseille-Q7828 encodes:
- a CDS encoding amidohydrolase, which produces MTSNEVIKKKIDQYFTDTISWRTYLHENPEVSDKEYQTAKCLKAECEKLGLIVEDAANTTGFTALLDTGKPGKTIGIRTDIDALPIGESQYNLKNKKTVVSKIDGVSHACGHDSHMATLLTTAKILLDLKDELKGKIYFIFEEGEETGGGIEAMVDHLRDKNLDACYGNHQSPFMEIGKISVIKGPSHAGCAGVEFNVIGKGGHGSRPDKCINPLTATANIVTALTTAWVNQLDISKTVTFGLGAINGGSASNVIPDICNVKGTLRFFDDKTGEDALEVLKEVTRQTAKAHKCDIEFTDYTRIVAYPTINDPDLAEDVRKSLKDIYPNALKEAETSYGSESFFGYSRLCPSVYTRFGVGNKEKGISAGAHTPEFDLDPEGIKYAVGLQVKFASDFLNGVFDD; this is translated from the coding sequence ATGACCAGCAATGAAGTGATAAAGAAAAAAATAGACCAGTATTTTACTGATACCATATCCTGGAGAACTTACCTACACGAAAACCCAGAAGTAAGTGATAAGGAATACCAAACAGCAAAATGCCTTAAAGCTGAGTGTGAGAAACTTGGACTTATAGTAGAAGATGCTGCAAATACAACTGGCTTTACGGCCTTGCTTGATACTGGAAAGCCAGGCAAAACAATTGGGATAAGAACAGATATTGATGCACTCCCAATAGGAGAAAGTCAATACAATCTAAAAAACAAAAAGACAGTTGTATCAAAAATTGATGGAGTAAGCCACGCTTGTGGGCACGACTCACACATGGCAACACTTCTTACAACAGCAAAAATCCTTCTTGATTTAAAAGATGAACTTAAGGGCAAAATTTATTTTATATTTGAAGAAGGCGAGGAGACAGGCGGTGGGATTGAAGCAATGGTAGACCACCTTAGAGACAAAAATCTAGATGCTTGTTATGGCAACCACCAATCGCCATTTATGGAAATTGGAAAGATTTCTGTAATCAAGGGCCCATCTCATGCAGGATGTGCTGGTGTAGAATTTAATGTTATAGGTAAGGGTGGTCATGGATCTCGCCCCGATAAGTGCATAAATCCCCTTACAGCAACAGCTAATATAGTTACAGCCCTTACAACAGCATGGGTCAACCAGCTTGACATAAGTAAAACTGTAACATTTGGTCTGGGAGCTATAAACGGTGGATCAGCCTCAAATGTAATACCTGACATATGCAATGTAAAAGGGACCTTGAGATTTTTTGATGATAAGACTGGAGAAGATGCCCTAGAAGTATTAAAAGAAGTAACAAGGCAAACTGCCAAGGCCCATAAGTGCGATATAGAATTTACAGACTATACTAGAATAGTAGCCTATCCAACCATAAACGATCCAGACCTAGCAGAAGATGTTAGAAAATCTCTAAAAGATATTTATCCAAATGCCTTAAAAGAAGCAGAAACAAGCTATGGTTCAGAATCATTTTTTGGATATTCTAGACTTTGCCCTTCAGTCTATACTAGATTTGGTGTTGGAAATAAAGAAAAAGGAATCAGTGCAGGTGCTCACACGCCAGAATTTGACCTAGACCCAGAAGGTATCAAATATGCAGTTGGCCTACAAGTAAAATTTGCCAGTGATTTCTTAAATGGAGTTTTTGATGATTGA
- a CDS encoding acyl-CoA dehydrogenase family protein has product MLFRTTDEHEALRKKVRAFAEEKVKPIAFDLDQNNEFPDDIVKEMGELGFMGIPYPKEYGGQGLDAISYAITVEELSRVDGGVGVICSAHTSLGSWPIFAFGTEEQKQKYLVPLAKGEKLGGFGLTEENAGSDAGGTETTAELDGDHYILNGKKIFITNAPKADTYVVFAVTTPGIGTHGISAFIVEKEFEGFTFSDHYDKLGIRSSSTAELHFDNVKVPKENLLGKEGQGFKIAMATLDGGRIGIASQALGIGQGAYESALAYAKEREQFGIPIAHLQRNTFKLADMATYLHGARLMIYHAADLKTHHERYSAEAAMAKQVASDLAMQITTEAIQLYGGSGFIKGVDVERFFRDAKITQIYEGTNEIMRVVVGASTVGRAPRVQAVGRKSKQGPIAGVRKGEIFEGDPKEAVKNLVAALKKDGYDFTVGIDPWTPVTEAERIVVAGRGIGEKENMKLIEDLAYQAGAAISSSRPVAETLKYVPLDRYVGMSGQNFKNNLYIGVGVSGAGQHLKGIRDASTIVAINNSKNAPIFANADYGIVGDFKEVLPLLIAELDNGEEKKPAPPMKKVKRSKPRKMAPKEDVYVDLGSGYEYDPEVGDPTQGIEPGTPFDKLPDSWVSPVSGEAKEEFIKVEFPEDRK; this is encoded by the coding sequence ATGCTATTTAGAACAACAGACGAGCATGAAGCTTTACGTAAAAAAGTCAGAGCTTTTGCTGAAGAAAAAGTAAAACCAATTGCCTTTGATCTAGATCAAAACAACGAATTTCCTGATGACATTGTAAAAGAAATGGGCGAACTAGGATTTATGGGAATCCCATATCCAAAAGAATACGGTGGCCAAGGCCTTGATGCAATTTCTTATGCTATAACAGTAGAAGAATTATCAAGAGTTGACGGCGGTGTTGGTGTAATTTGTTCAGCACATACCTCACTAGGAAGCTGGCCAATATTTGCCTTTGGTACAGAAGAACAAAAACAAAAATACTTAGTTCCACTTGCTAAGGGAGAAAAACTAGGTGGATTTGGTCTTACAGAAGAAAACGCCGGTTCAGATGCAGGCGGTACAGAAACCACAGCAGAACTTGACGGAGATCATTACATATTAAACGGTAAAAAAATATTTATAACAAATGCTCCAAAAGCTGACACATATGTTGTATTTGCAGTAACAACACCAGGTATTGGAACACATGGTATTTCAGCTTTCATAGTAGAAAAAGAATTTGAAGGATTTACCTTCTCTGATCACTATGACAAACTAGGTATCAGATCTTCATCTACAGCAGAGCTTCACTTTGACAATGTTAAAGTTCCAAAAGAAAACTTACTTGGAAAAGAAGGTCAAGGATTTAAGATTGCCATGGCTACACTTGACGGAGGTAGAATTGGTATAGCATCTCAAGCTCTAGGTATTGGACAAGGTGCTTATGAATCAGCTCTAGCTTATGCAAAAGAACGTGAACAATTTGGTATTCCTATAGCTCACCTACAAAGAAATACATTTAAACTTGCTGATATGGCAACATATCTACACGGCGCTAGACTTATGATTTATCATGCAGCAGACCTTAAGACTCACCACGAAAGATATTCTGCTGAAGCTGCTATGGCAAAACAAGTTGCATCAGATCTTGCAATGCAAATAACAACTGAAGCTATCCAACTTTACGGTGGTTCAGGATTTATCAAGGGTGTTGACGTTGAAAGATTCTTCAGAGACGCAAAAATCACTCAAATCTATGAAGGTACTAACGAAATCATGAGAGTAGTAGTTGGAGCAAGCACAGTAGGTCGTGCTCCCAGAGTCCAAGCAGTTGGAAGAAAATCTAAACAAGGTCCAATCGCAGGAGTTAGAAAGGGCGAAATCTTTGAGGGAGATCCTAAAGAGGCGGTTAAAAATCTAGTAGCAGCCCTTAAAAAAGACGGATATGACTTCACAGTAGGAATCGATCCATGGACACCAGTAACAGAAGCTGAAAGAATAGTAGTAGCTGGCCGTGGTATTGGCGAAAAAGAAAATATGAAACTAATAGAAGATTTAGCTTACCAAGCAGGAGCAGCTATATCATCTTCTAGACCAGTAGCAGAAACATTAAAATACGTTCCACTTGATAGATACGTAGGTATGAGTGGACAAAACTTCAAAAACAACCTCTACATCGGAGTTGGAGTATCTGGAGCTGGCCAACACTTAAAAGGAATCCGTGATGCATCTACAATAGTTGCAATCAACAACAGCAAAAACGCTCCAATCTTTGCAAACGCTGACTACGGTATAGTAGGAGACTTCAAAGAAGTATTACCACTACTAATAGCAGAACTTGACAATGGTGAAGAAAAGAAACCAGCTCCACCAATGAAGAAAGTAAAAAGAAGCAAACCACGTAAGATGGCTCCAAAAGAAGATGTTTATGTTGACTTAGGTTCAGGTTATGAATATGACCCAGAAGTTGGCGATCCAACACAAGGTATCGAACCTGGAACACCATTTGATAAATTGCCAGACAGCTGGGTATCACCAGTATCAGGTGAAGCAAAAGAAGAATTTATCAAAGTAGAATTCCCAGAAGATAGAAAGTAG
- a CDS encoding methionine ABC transporter ATP-binding protein produces the protein MIDLKNITVDFDGFKAVDNVNLRVEKNDIYGIVGFSGAGKSTLVRTINLLQRPTSGQVLINGENLLDLSNKDLRAKRKNIGMIFQHFNLLNNITILDNVIFPIRKLKIPKEEKEAKARKLLELVGIADKASNYPRELSGGQQQRCAIARALASDPEILLCDEATSALDPKTTKQILKLLKELNESLGLTIVIITHQMEVVKDLCNKCAVMQDGKIVESGSTLSIFANPRDKLTKEFVETSTNISDTIEEVKQNIGILKENELLVKLNYVGESTTEPLINDIYQKFGIKTNILAGNIEFITGVPVGNLIVSISGDPDSLSKLGNYLEEREVSAEVLGGKDGIF, from the coding sequence ATGATTGATTTAAAAAATATAACAGTTGACTTTGACGGATTTAAGGCTGTCGATAATGTAAACCTTAGGGTGGAAAAAAATGATATATATGGAATTGTCGGATTTTCTGGAGCTGGTAAATCGACCTTGGTAAGGACCATAAATCTTCTCCAAAGACCTACAAGTGGACAGGTTTTGATAAATGGCGAAAATCTTTTAGACCTTTCCAACAAGGATTTGAGAGCAAAGAGAAAAAATATCGGAATGATCTTCCAACATTTTAATTTGCTCAATAACATCACCATATTGGACAATGTAATATTTCCTATAAGGAAACTAAAAATACCGAAAGAAGAGAAAGAAGCAAAGGCAAGAAAGTTACTAGAATTAGTTGGTATTGCTGATAAGGCTAGCAATTACCCTAGGGAACTTTCTGGTGGTCAGCAACAAAGATGTGCTATAGCTAGAGCCCTAGCATCAGATCCAGAGATACTTCTTTGCGATGAGGCTACAAGTGCCCTAGACCCAAAGACAACCAAGCAAATATTAAAACTACTTAAGGAGCTTAATGAATCTTTGGGACTTACAATTGTAATTATCACCCATCAAATGGAGGTGGTAAAGGACCTTTGCAACAAGTGTGCAGTTATGCAAGATGGTAAAATCGTAGAATCTGGTTCAACTCTTTCTATATTTGCTAATCCAAGAGATAAGCTAACCAAAGAATTCGTTGAAACTTCAACAAATATTTCAGATACCATAGAAGAAGTTAAACAAAATATAGGAATCTTAAAGGAAAATGAACTCTTGGTTAAGCTAAACTATGTAGGAGAATCTACAACAGAACCACTTATAAATGATATTTACCAAAAGTTTGGCATTAAAACAAATATACTTGCAGGAAATATTGAGTTTATCACAGGGGTTCCTGTCGGCAATCTAATTGTAAGTATTTCTGGTGATCCGGATTCACTAAGTAAACTTGGAAATTACCTAGAAGAAAGAGAAGTTAGTGCAGAAGTATTGGGAGGTAAAGATGGGATTTTTTGA
- a CDS encoding MetQ/NlpA family ABC transporter substrate-binding protein, giving the protein MKNISKIGLGLALILGLSACGAKNNESAKEPEAETTTEAKSDTDPLKDKDVIKLGVVGENNEAWEDVAKRYKEGTGKTIEIVTFSEYREPNEALLSGDIDINAFQHKKFLQDFNEVSGSDIVSIADTSIAPLGIYSSKIKDLADLEDGARIAIPDDPTNGSRSLFLLQSAGLIEVEGEDGDSITLNEITSNPRNFEIVELSASQTARSLDDVDIACVNSGMAVDAGFIPTEDAIYLEDHNEPGKDIYVNIIATTQDKKDSPTLKDLIDNYYHTDETKKIVDETTKGSSIPVW; this is encoded by the coding sequence ATGAAAAATATCAGTAAAATCGGCCTAGGCCTTGCACTAATCTTAGGACTTAGTGCTTGTGGGGCAAAAAATAACGAAAGTGCAAAAGAACCAGAAGCAGAAACAACAACAGAAGCTAAAAGCGATACAGATCCATTAAAAGATAAAGATGTTATAAAACTTGGTGTAGTTGGAGAAAACAACGAAGCTTGGGAAGATGTAGCAAAAAGATACAAAGAAGGTACAGGCAAAACTATAGAAATAGTCACATTTAGCGAATATAGGGAACCAAATGAGGCACTTTTATCAGGAGATATTGATATCAATGCCTTCCAACACAAAAAGTTCCTCCAAGACTTTAACGAAGTTAGTGGATCAGATATAGTATCAATCGCAGATACATCAATTGCTCCACTTGGTATATACTCATCAAAAATAAAGGACTTAGCTGACCTAGAAGATGGGGCAAGAATTGCAATACCAGATGACCCAACTAATGGATCAAGATCACTATTTTTACTTCAATCAGCAGGACTTATAGAAGTAGAAGGCGAGGATGGAGATTCCATCACTCTTAATGAAATCACATCAAATCCAAGAAACTTTGAAATAGTAGAGCTATCAGCTTCCCAAACAGCAAGATCTCTTGACGATGTGGACATAGCTTGTGTAAACTCTGGAATGGCAGTAGATGCAGGTTTCATACCAACAGAAGATGCCATTTACCTAGAAGACCACAATGAACCAGGTAAAGATATTTATGTAAACATCATAGCAACAACACAAGATAAAAAGGACAGTCCAACCCTAAAAGACTTGATTGACAACTACTATCACACAGATGAAACCAAGAAAATAGTTGATGAAACAACAAAGGGCTCATCAATCCCAGTTTGGTAA
- a CDS encoding MetQ/NlpA family ABC transporter substrate-binding protein, which yields MKNLGKLTLGLALVLGLSSCGSNGENKEANTGEKAPTEVADTIKIGVVGEKNEVWEEVIKRYEEGTGKKAELVKFSDYTQPNEALASGDIDVNSFQHYKFLDEYNDAQGEEKLVAIADTMLAPLGYYSNQIKSLDELEDGDKVAIPNDPSNGPRALFLLQAAGLIKVNGDPGQAITIDDVTENPKNLEFIEMDAAQTARALDDVKVAAVNDNYALDSGLSPNEDAIFLEDPENPDAKIYVNVIAARAEDKDNEAYKELVKYYQTDETKKDYDTYTNGAWIASW from the coding sequence ATGAAAAATTTAGGAAAATTAACTTTAGGATTGGCCCTAGTTTTAGGCCTTAGCTCATGTGGATCAAATGGAGAGAACAAAGAAGCAAACACTGGAGAAAAAGCTCCAACAGAAGTAGCAGATACAATCAAAATTGGTGTTGTAGGTGAGAAAAACGAAGTATGGGAAGAAGTTATCAAAAGATACGAAGAAGGCACAGGCAAAAAAGCTGAGCTAGTAAAGTTTTCTGACTATACCCAACCAAATGAAGCCTTGGCTAGTGGGGATATAGATGTAAATAGCTTCCAACACTACAAGTTTTTAGATGAATATAACGATGCCCAAGGAGAAGAAAAACTTGTAGCCATAGCTGACACCATGCTTGCCCCATTAGGTTATTATTCAAATCAAATAAAAAGCCTAGATGAGCTAGAAGATGGAGATAAGGTTGCTATACCAAATGACCCATCAAATGGACCAAGAGCCTTATTCTTACTTCAAGCAGCTGGACTTATAAAAGTAAATGGTGATCCTGGCCAAGCTATCACCATAGATGATGTAACAGAAAATCCAAAAAATCTCGAATTTATAGAAATGGATGCAGCTCAAACTGCAAGGGCACTAGATGATGTAAAAGTGGCTGCAGTAAATGACAACTATGCCCTAGACTCTGGACTAAGTCCAAACGAAGATGCAATATTTCTAGAAGACCCAGAAAATCCAGACGCTAAAATATATGTAAATGTAATAGCAGCAAGGGCAGAAGATAAGGACAATGAAGCCTACAAAGAACTTGTAAAATACTATCAAACAGACGAAACAAAGAAAGACTACGACACATATACAAATGGTGCTTGGATAGCATCTTGGTAA
- a CDS encoding glutathione peroxidase: protein MTEIYDIIVKDNEDNDISLEKYRGKVLLIVNTATECGFTPQYDALQNLYEKYKDRGFEILDFPCNQFGGQAPGTDQEIANFCTSNFGTTFDRFAKIDVNGENEAELYKFLKNAQGGIFGDKIKWNFTKFLVDKNGNVVNRYASQKKPENIAKDIEKLLEE, encoded by the coding sequence ATGACAGAGATTTATGACATAATTGTCAAAGATAATGAGGACAATGATATATCCCTTGAAAAATATAGGGGCAAGGTGCTATTGATAGTAAATACTGCAACAGAATGTGGATTTACTCCTCAATACGATGCTCTTCAAAACTTATATGAAAAATACAAAGACCGAGGATTTGAAATATTAGACTTCCCATGCAATCAATTTGGTGGACAAGCTCCAGGAACTGACCAAGAGATAGCTAATTTTTGCACATCAAACTTTGGAACAACTTTTGATAGATTTGCCAAAATTGATGTAAATGGAGAAAATGAAGCAGAGCTTTATAAGTTCCTAAAAAATGCCCAAGGAGGTATTTTCGGAGATAAAATCAAGTGGAACTTTACCAAATTTCTTGTAGATAAAAATGGAAATGTAGTAAATCGCTACGCTTCTCAAAAAAAGCCAGAAAATATCGCTAAAGATATAGAAAAATTATTGGAAGAATGA
- the ileS gene encoding isoleucine--tRNA ligase, whose translation MSKFKSLNTGDTKNREASIEEYWREIDLLEETFKTREDAEEYIIYDGPPTANGKPGIHHVIARTLKDMTSRYKNMKGYKVLKKAGWDTHGLPVEIEVEKKLGFHDKNDIEGYGIEKFNKLCKESVWTYSDMWRDMSDRMGFLYDMDHPYVTMDNDYIETEWYLLDKAFKNGYIYEGAKVMPYCPRCGTGLASHEVAQGYQMDKTITLTVKFKKKDTENEYFLAWTTTPWTLPSNVALSVNPDLDYVKVFDKTDNAYYYMAKSLCESLMTDHEYEVVETLKGSDMEYMKYEQLLPYVDVNEEKAFIVTLADYVSAEDGTGIVHSAPAFGEDDYQIGRKYGLDFVQPVDKEGKFTDTPWKSQFIFDTNEDIWHHLVNEGKVFKKQTVEHNYPHCWRCHTPLVYYATPSWYIEMSKFSDKLVENNKSVNWYPPTIGEKRFGNWIENVKDWAISRSRYWGTPLNIWRCDDCGHTRTVGSRKELAELAIEDIDENIELHRPYVDEVSIKCDHCHGTMHRVPDVIDVWFDSGAMPFAQLHYPFENKDLFENYYPADFICEGIDQTRGWFYSLMAISTITTGKAPYKNVLVNDLVVDKNGQKMSKSKGNTLDPFALFDKYGADAVRFYSLYVSPPWMQTKFDEAGLVEVRNNFFRTYENVYNFFSLYANTDNLGIEDLKNIGEVKLEKIDKWLYSRLNTLIKEYSEQMEVFDYNKVVHLISDFVVEDLSNWYIRRNRKRFWMSELTDSKKAVYKTTYDALITIAKLIAPITPHIAEEVYRNLTDEKTVHTQIMPEANNNLIDESLEADMDLVRKIVNLGRASREKESIKVRQPLAKIIVDGSYQDRISDLIPLIKEELNIKEVEFANDLSEFMNFSLKPDFRVVGRIFQSKVNDFAKYLASVDAKDFVNQTNEGPVEIDLDGDKYQVTSDYLDVRISAKEGFDVEMNGNVFVVLDTEITEDLKDEGYAREFISKIQNLRKDSGFEVTDRINISYGAEEELSKSLEKFADEIKKETLADSLSNKDLSAEEIDLNDKKIKIEIEKL comes from the coding sequence ATGAGTAAATTCAAATCTCTAAATACAGGCGATACAAAAAATCGTGAAGCAAGTATAGAAGAATATTGGAGAGAAATCGACCTATTAGAAGAAACTTTCAAAACACGTGAGGATGCAGAAGAATACATAATCTATGATGGACCACCAACAGCAAATGGTAAGCCAGGTATCCACCACGTTATAGCAAGAACACTAAAAGATATGACTAGCCGTTACAAGAATATGAAAGGCTACAAGGTCCTAAAAAAAGCAGGCTGGGATACCCACGGTCTGCCAGTAGAAATCGAAGTTGAGAAAAAACTAGGTTTCCACGACAAAAACGACATCGAAGGCTATGGTATAGAAAAGTTCAACAAGCTTTGTAAAGAATCAGTATGGACCTATTCTGATATGTGGCGTGATATGTCTGATCGCATGGGATTTCTATATGATATGGATCACCCTTATGTAACCATGGACAACGACTATATAGAAACAGAATGGTATCTATTAGATAAGGCCTTCAAAAATGGCTACATCTACGAAGGGGCAAAAGTTATGCCATACTGCCCAAGATGTGGTACAGGTCTTGCAAGCCACGAGGTAGCTCAAGGTTACCAAATGGATAAAACCATCACCCTTACAGTCAAGTTTAAGAAAAAAGACACAGAAAATGAATATTTCCTAGCGTGGACAACAACACCATGGACACTTCCATCTAACGTTGCCCTATCAGTAAATCCAGACCTTGACTATGTAAAAGTATTTGATAAAACTGACAATGCTTATTATTATATGGCAAAATCCTTGTGTGAAAGTCTGATGACTGACCATGAATACGAAGTGGTAGAAACTCTCAAGGGTTCTGATATGGAATATATGAAATATGAGCAACTACTTCCATATGTAGATGTCAATGAAGAAAAGGCCTTTATAGTAACACTTGCAGACTATGTTTCTGCAGAAGATGGTACAGGTATAGTTCACTCTGCACCTGCCTTTGGTGAGGACGACTATCAAATTGGTAGAAAGTATGGCCTAGATTTCGTTCAACCTGTTGATAAAGAAGGTAAGTTTACAGATACTCCTTGGAAGAGCCAATTCATCTTTGATACCAATGAAGATATCTGGCACCACCTTGTAAATGAAGGCAAAGTATTTAAAAAACAAACTGTAGAACATAACTATCCACACTGCTGGAGATGCCACACACCACTAGTTTACTATGCAACACCATCTTGGTATATAGAGATGAGCAAGTTTTCAGATAAATTAGTTGAAAACAACAAGTCTGTAAATTGGTATCCACCAACTATAGGTGAAAAGCGTTTTGGAAACTGGATAGAAAATGTAAAAGACTGGGCTATATCTAGAAGCCGTTATTGGGGTACACCACTTAATATCTGGCGCTGTGATGATTGTGGCCATACAAGAACAGTAGGATCAAGAAAAGAACTGGCAGAGCTTGCCATAGAAGATATAGATGAAAATATAGAACTTCACAGACCATATGTAGACGAAGTTTCTATCAAGTGTGACCACTGCCATGGAACTATGCACCGTGTGCCAGATGTAATTGACGTTTGGTTTGACTCAGGAGCAATGCCATTTGCCCAATTACACTACCCATTTGAAAATAAAGACCTATTTGAAAATTATTATCCAGCAGACTTTATCTGTGAGGGTATAGACCAAACTCGTGGATGGTTCTACTCACTTATGGCTATATCAACTATAACAACAGGCAAGGCACCATACAAAAATGTATTGGTAAATGATCTAGTAGTTGACAAAAACGGCCAAAAAATGTCTAAGTCAAAGGGCAATACCCTAGATCCATTTGCTCTATTTGACAAGTACGGGGCAGATGCAGTTAGATTCTATTCCCTATATGTATCACCACCATGGATGCAAACAAAATTTGATGAAGCTGGTTTGGTTGAAGTAAGAAACAACTTCTTTAGAACCTACGAAAATGTCTACAACTTCTTTAGCCTATATGCAAATACTGACAATCTCGGTATAGAAGACCTTAAAAATATTGGGGAAGTAAAATTAGAAAAAATTGACAAGTGGTTATACTCTAGACTAAACACACTTATAAAAGAATACAGTGAACAAATGGAAGTATTTGATTACAACAAGGTTGTTCACTTGATTTCAGACTTTGTAGTAGAAGACTTATCAAATTGGTACATCCGCCGCAATAGAAAGAGATTTTGGATGAGTGAACTTACAGATTCCAAAAAGGCAGTCTATAAAACAACTTATGATGCCCTAATAACTATTGCAAAACTAATTGCGCCAATAACACCTCATATAGCAGAAGAGGTTTATAGAAATCTAACAGATGAAAAGACAGTTCATACTCAAATCATGCCAGAAGCAAATAATAATCTCATAGATGAGAGCCTAGAGGCTGATATGGACTTAGTAAGAAAAATTGTAAACCTTGGCCGTGCAAGCCGTGAGAAAGAATCGATCAAAGTGCGCCAACCATTAGCCAAAATTATAGTTGATGGTTCCTACCAAGATAGGATTTCTGACCTAATTCCTCTAATCAAAGAAGAGCTAAATATAAAAGAAGTAGAATTTGCAAATGACCTTTCTGAATTTATGAATTTTTCACTAAAACCAGACTTTAGAGTGGTAGGTCGCATATTCCAATCAAAGGTAAATGATTTTGCAAAATATTTGGCAAGTGTTGATGCCAAGGACTTTGTAAATCAAACTAACGAGGGACCTGTTGAGATTGATCTTGACGGTGACAAATACCAAGTTACAAGCGACTACTTAGATGTAAGAATCTCTGCCAAAGAAGGTTTTGATGTGGAAATGAACGGCAATGTATTTGTTGTTTTAGACACTGAAATCACAGAAGATCTCAAAGATGAAGGTTATGCTCGTGAGTTTATCTCAAAAATTCAAAACTTGAGAAAAGACTCTGGCTTCGAAGTGACTGATAGGATCAATATCTCTTATGGAGCAGAAGAAGAGCTAAGCAAATCATTGGAAAAATTTGCCGATGAAATCAAGAAAGAAACCCTAGCAGATAGTCTAAGTAACAAAGACTTATCAGCAGAGGAAATAGACCTAAATGATAAGAAGATTAAAATCGAAATAGAAAAATTATAA
- a CDS encoding methionine ABC transporter permease: MGFFEYSWSIRDRIIEDFKTTLYMLFISAIFAGIFGLIIGIIMVVTDHGRILENKVIYSILDKLTNIFRSIPFVILVALIAPITKEIVKTRIGPNAAIVPLVFSCVPFFARQVEQALASVEPGKIEAAEAMGASPFEIITRVYLREGLPSLLRAGSITLISLLGLTAMAGLVGGGGIGDLAIAVGYQRYKDDVVIVSVVLILIVVFLIQAIANHLIRKTSH; this comes from the coding sequence ATGGGATTTTTTGAGTACTCATGGTCCATAAGAGATAGGATAATCGAAGACTTTAAGACGACCTTGTATATGTTGTTTATCTCAGCAATATTTGCTGGAATATTTGGACTTATAATTGGCATAATAATGGTTGTCACAGACCACGGAAGGATTTTAGAAAACAAGGTTATTTATAGTATTTTGGATAAGTTAACAAATATATTTAGGTCCATACCTTTTGTAATCTTGGTTGCCCTTATAGCGCCAATTACAAAAGAGATTGTAAAAACAAGAATAGGCCCCAATGCAGCTATAGTTCCTCTAGTATTTTCTTGTGTGCCATTTTTTGCTAGACAAGTAGAACAAGCCCTAGCAAGTGTTGAACCAGGAAAGATTGAAGCGGCAGAAGCCATGGGAGCGTCACCTTTTGAAATAATAACAAGGGTCTATCTTAGAGAAGGCCTACCATCACTCTTGCGTGCAGGCTCAATAACTCTAATATCCCTACTTGGCCTAACAGCCATGGCTGGACTTGTAGGTGGAGGCGGTATAGGAGACTTGGCCATAGCAGTCGGCTACCAACGCTACAAAGATGATGTAGTAATAGTAAGTGTTGTTTTGATACTAATAGTCGTATTTTTAATCCAGGCTATAGCAAATCATTTAATAAGAAAAACAAGTCATTAA